Proteins from a single region of Candidatus Binatia bacterium:
- a CDS encoding VOC family protein → MREQRRFTVTGLDLSGYMVKDARRAIAFYRDVLGLEPTKVYPEDRGAEYELPDGTTFGLWGGGGRVMPFQPSNGILFAVDDLDAAIEAVKERRIPILMERETPVCRMAMINDTEGNMVTFHQRKVI, encoded by the coding sequence ATGCGAGAACAACGCCGCTTCACGGTAACGGGGCTGGATCTCAGCGGCTACATGGTTAAGGATGCGCGGCGCGCGATTGCGTTCTACCGCGATGTGCTTGGACTCGAGCCTACCAAAGTTTATCCGGAGGATCGTGGCGCGGAATACGAACTCCCGGACGGAACGACGTTCGGTTTGTGGGGCGGGGGAGGGCGCGTGATGCCGTTTCAACCCAGTAACGGCATTCTGTTTGCGGTCGACGACTTGGATGCGGCAATCGAGGCCGTGAAGGAGCGGCGCATCCCGATTTTGATGGAGCGCGAAACGCCCGTTTGCAGGATGGCAATGATCAACGACACCGAGGGGAACATGGTAACGTTTCATCAGCGTAAGGTGATCTAG
- a CDS encoding NADP-dependent oxidoreductase — MKAAVVDRPGPAENIHIQSVAVPKLTRGHVIIALDYAGVGIWDAELRSGNWGTIRRGTILGIDGSGTVAAAASDVKRLRVGDRVYAYSYANLVGRFYAEYVSVPADRVERVPAQLEQRIAGAIPCVAITAQSGLRALETKSDQDLLVFGASGGVGSLAVWLAANVIGASVTATGRPDARQYVRRLGAVRAIDPHSPAREAAIKRAAPTGFDQAFITAGGEDLSPFLAHLKSGAPLAFPNGVEPEPHAEGHSALAFDGKTSRTAFKDLNKAIGSRTIPLRVQVFSLERVVDAHRRIERGHVIGKIVLRIHR, encoded by the coding sequence ATGAAGGCCGCGGTCGTCGATCGTCCCGGTCCGGCTGAGAACATTCACATCCAGAGCGTTGCCGTACCCAAACTCACGCGTGGGCACGTGATAATTGCACTGGATTATGCCGGTGTTGGAATCTGGGACGCAGAGCTGCGCTCGGGAAATTGGGGAACGATTCGGCGAGGCACGATCTTGGGCATCGATGGGAGCGGCACGGTTGCCGCTGCGGCCTCGGACGTGAAGCGCTTAAGAGTGGGCGACCGCGTGTACGCCTACAGCTACGCAAATCTAGTTGGCCGATTTTACGCGGAATACGTTAGTGTTCCGGCGGACAGAGTTGAGCGCGTGCCGGCCCAGCTCGAACAACGGATCGCGGGCGCCATACCGTGCGTCGCAATAACGGCACAATCCGGACTCAGGGCCCTCGAGACGAAGAGTGATCAAGATCTCCTTGTTTTCGGCGCAAGCGGCGGCGTCGGCTCATTGGCGGTATGGCTTGCAGCGAACGTTATTGGAGCGAGCGTGACCGCCACTGGGCGCCCCGACGCACGCCAATACGTCCGCCGGCTTGGGGCCGTCCGCGCGATCGATCCGCATTCACCTGCCCGTGAGGCTGCGATAAAGCGGGCCGCACCGACAGGTTTCGATCAGGCTTTTATCACAGCCGGCGGCGAAGATCTCTCTCCCTTCTTAGCCCACTTGAAATCCGGCGCACCGCTTGCATTTCCCAACGGCGTCGAGCCAGAGCCGCATGCAGAGGGCCATAGCGCTTTGGCCTTTGATGGCAAGACGTCACGCACAGCGTTCAAGGATTTGAATAAGGCGATTGGCTCTCGGACGATCCCGCTTCGGGTCCAGGTGTTCTCGCTCGAGCGCGTGGTTGATGCTCACCGGCGCATCGAACGCGGACACGTCATCGGCAAGATCGTCCTACGCATCCATCGGTAA